The following coding sequences lie in one Arachis ipaensis cultivar K30076 chromosome B03, Araip1.1, whole genome shotgun sequence genomic window:
- the LOC107633085 gene encoding uncharacterized protein LOC107633085 gives MKEILESQHENKEMGYVLQQVEEEEIVEEVIEDLGKVEQEINQHSTLRAWYERLSKFLIEKGFRRGKVDTTLFIMIENKNILLVQVYVDDIIFGSTNESLCKFFSNLMQSEFEMSMMGELNFFLGLQIKQGKEGTFVSQTKYCKELLKRFGMDNAKAMDTPMSTTCYLDKDEQGKNIDVKKYRGMIGSLLYLTASRPDIMFSVCMCARYQANPKESHLSAVKRIMKYLIGTLNVGLWYPKGSTCDLIGYSDSDFAGCKLDRKSTSGTCHLLGNSLVSWHSKKQVSVALSTAEAEYVAAGSCCAQILWMKQQLMDYGLMLDHIPIKCDNTSAINLTKNPVQHSRTKHIEIRHHFIRDHVEKGDVVIEFVETSKQLADIFTKPLCKESFFNIRNELGILDSNLI, from the exons ATGAAAGAGATTTTAGAATCCCAACATGAgaacaaggagatggggtatgtcttgcaacaagtggaggaggaagagatCGTTGAAGAAGTGATTGAAGACCTAGGCAAAGTTGagcaagag atcaaccaacattcaacgttgaggGCTTGGTATGAACGTTTGAgcaagtttttaatagaaaaggGTTTTAGAAGAGGGAAGGTTGATACAACTTTATTTATCATGattgaaaacaaaaatatccTTTTGGTACAAGTTTACGTCGATGACATAATATTTGGTTCAACTAACGAATCACTTTGCAAGTTTTTCTCAAACCTCATGCAAAGTGAATTTGAAATGTCCATGATGGGCGAACTCAACTTCTTCCTTGGTCTtcaaatcaaacaaggaaaagaagGAACTTTCGTTAGCCAAACCAAATATTGCAAGGAATTGCTCAAAAGATTTGGAATGGACAATGCTAAGGCAATGGACACACCAATGAGCACTACTTGCTACCTTGACAAAGATGAACAAGGTAAAAACATAGATGTAAAGAAGTATAGAGGCATGATAGGATCATTACTTTATCTAACGGCAAGTAGGCCAGATATCATGTTTAGTGTATGCATGTGTGCGAGATACCAAGCTAATCCTAAGGAATCTCACTTAAGTGCGGTGAAAAGGATTATGAAGTATCTCATAGGAACATTAAATGTTGGATTGTGGTATCCGAAAGGATCCACTTGTGATTTGATTGGTTATTCCGATTCCGATTTTGCCGGTTGCAAATTGGATAGGAAAAGCACTAGCGGCACTTGTCACTTGCTAGGAAACTCTCTTGTTTCATGGCATAGTAAGAAACAAGTAAGTGTAGCCTTGTCTACCGCCGAAGCCGAGTATGTAGCCGCCGGTAGTTGTTGCGCCCAAATTTTATGGATGAAACAACAACTTATGGACTATGGACTCATGCTTGATCACATTCCTATCAAATGTGATAATACTAGTGCAATAAATTTAACCAAGAATCCGGTTCAACATTCAAGAACCAAGCATATTGAGATTAGACATCACTTCATAAGAGACCATGTTGAAAAGGGTGATGTGGTTATTGAATTTGTCGAAACTAGTAAACAACTAGCGGACATCTTCACTAAACCTTTATGTAAAGAAAGTTTTTTTAACATCCGAAATGAACTTGGTATCTTGGATTCTAATCTAATATGA